TTAAGTGCAAACTAGAGaaacatattttcagaaaatttccAGCTAGATCCCTGCAATACAATTACTGGAAAatgtaactcttttttttttttttcctagatacAGTCTTTCAATCACAACTAATACACAGACAGCCCTTCAAGAGTCCTTTTCTATCCTGTTATCTCATAAAGCTATAGACCAGAAAGAACTACTGAACCTGGTGGACAAAGAAAACCCTTTTAATGCCCATAAAGCATGTTTGCAAGTACCTTTCCGTTCCCGGGAAGATGGCTAAGAACAAGAAAGACTGCATGGAGTCCCCAGAAAGTCCAAATGTACAGTAAAAAACAAGATCAGCAAAGATTTGAAGTGGGAGATTAGAGAACATCTGCAAAGAAAGCTGAATGTAGGAGATAACCAAAGACATGCAAAGAAACCCAGAGGGGTTTGTGTACTGAAGTATATAGGGTATATATGTGCATGCAAGTATGTGCATACATATATACGGACATGTGCCAATGCAAGAATTGGAAACCTATGTATCTACTGAGGAGATAAAAAATGGACACCTGAAAAGAATTGATCTTAAAATATCCTAGAAAGGTATTGCTTTTCcaggtttccttttctttctttcaggtgCTTCTTAACTGAGAGTGCACATTTGATGAAATGACTGCTCAGCATAAGGGTGAGTATGCACAAATATcaatgaagaggaaaatatcATCCTGTTTCAGCTGAGTGTCTAATTAAGTAGGCGCTTAGCTGTAGTTCCTAGGAATTttacataaattatttaaaattatgagTCAGATTGGAAACATGATTAAAATATCGCGAGAacagtattttctgttctgtatcCTACCTTTTCCACTCCCAGTGAAAGGaacaagtgaagaaaacatAATGGTGATTGATACATGTACATCTATACACATTGTATGATCAGCTTTTGGAAGCTCATTTGAAACCTGAGTTGGATTAATTTTGACAAAAGAATGCAATCCAGCTATTAGTATAtatgtttgggtgtttttttaaaaaaaaactttcctaTGAAAGAAACTGATTTGGATAAGGATTAAAGTGTGGAATGAaatgagggaaggaaaaactgTATTATTTTGCAGAATgttgtttaaataaattaaagaaaattctttactgtaGCTATATGAAATAATCTCTGTTTTGGTTAAGATACTAGCACAGAGTCTGGGAGggtttattttctgctcttgtACAGACCTTGTGACTTTCGGGAAGTCACTCTATGGGGGTTGGGTCCCCAACCATAAATAGGGGTATTTTTAAGCAATAGTTGCAATCAGTCTTTAGTGTAAGACCTATAAATATGAAATCTTAAATCAATTCTGTTACTGGTATAGTAATCTTATATGTATCTACGAGATTTTTGGGTTGCTATCTGAATGAATAAGAAAATCATCTGACACCATGtttcatatttaaaagaaaaatttaacaGGTAAGTATGAGAATCACTATTTCTTTACATgtgtttctttaattaaaactttCAGGTGACTCTTAATAAAGCTTAACCACTTACTGTCATAGTCCTGTAGATTTTCAATTGCTGATAAGAGTCTTGCCCTGTCTTCTGggtttgaaatatttaattcgATTAGGTGACTCTCCTGTAGATCCTTTAAGTCCTCTAGGGTTTCATAGCCATTTAGCAAGAGGGTTGAGGCAtattcctgcaaaaaaaaaacaccaagcaAATCCTCTCATGTAAACAAGCCCTGTGTTTAGTAGTGGAATAGGTAcaatttctttgactttttttttgtcaggttGAAATGGGCTCCATTCTCCACTTTGCATAAAAATAGAGCTGGAGAGCCGGAGAGGACAGAAGCAGAGATGCCTTGGGGCCCTCTTAGGCATCCTAGAATCTGTGGCTGAGCTGTCTAACAGAGTCTGGCAGCAAATTGGACAGGACAGAACTCTGCCAGAAATGACTTAAACTGCTAGGCATCTGGACTTCTGTGGATCACCTCGTCGGTGCCTTCCATGCTGTGTCCAGGAGGGCCCTCTGAGGTAGGATGTGTACTACCTTTCCACAGGAGTCCTTCAGTATAGGTGAGGGTAAGAAGCTGAAGGAGCCCTCAGTCATGCCATCTCACACATGGCCCCCCTTGAGCTGCGTGGCAAAATAGTAAGAAACTCCATGCAAACTCcagagaaaaaattgtttatatCAGCACCAAAGCAATAACCGTTATTAAAAATGTTACCTACAAATCATGACCTAATTATACTTTTATACTAAGTCAAGAACTAGGGttgcagagagggagagaagcacAACATGGGCATAATGCAAAAGACTGTGCTCCCTAAAGGTCATGAGAaattagaaaagcaaattttaaatgTTGGCACCAGAGTCATACTGCAGCCCTGTCCCTGAGGTCCATTGCCACGCACTTCCTACCCTTTGGTACACAACTGCTATCAGGTTATGGCGATTTGACAAGTCACCGCGGTGCCTCTTTGTATGGAGTCTCTTTGCCTGACCATGTGATGTGGTGACGTGCAGATCTGTAAGCCACTCACATCAGATAAAAGACAGACAGCATGAAGCTGCTTTGCCTTGTGGACATCAAAACTGCTGAAACCTGCCTTTCTACGTGTGCTTTTAAATGACATGCAAATCTGAGCGCACAGAAATGAGTTACACACACAGCTGGGAAATGCCTTGGCTGACCTGCAGATGGACACAATCCAGGAGTTCTTGCAATGTTTTAGGCTTGgtccttttgtttcctttgtgtgGCTTTATCTTTCTGGGTGCAGCTTCATCTTCTAAGATAATATCCACGTAAATGAACTTGAAGTTTCCTACTTTGTTGTTCAGCATACCTGTCCATATGCCCATGGGAGTTTTACAGATTATATCTATAATGTCTCCTTTctagaataataaaaataaaaaaagaagcacaCCACTGCTTACATATCTGATTTGTTACACACAGCATTTTCTCCACAGACCAAAACcagcagagacagcagagaatCTTAACTAGTTAATGAAACATAACTTTTTTAAATTACCTAGACTTAACccctttgcttttataaaatcCCAGCAAAAAATTACGGAAAATTAAGCTTGCCCTTATCTCCAAacatctgcaaaacagaagtGAGCATAAGCAGCCCCTCTCACCATTTTTGTGCTCTACTTGGTTCCTGAAATAGGTAGGGTTGCATCAACAATCAACTTTTGTCAGGAATAGTGGGCATAGCTTTGGCAAAAAACAAGGGAACACTGGGAGATAATTTTCCAAATATGTCCCATACCATTTATACAATAATCTTACTATGCAATATCTCAAAGATCTTCAAAAACTGACAGCTGAGCTATATGAAAGGTGgaattttacacatttttacagtaaaaaatacTGGCTACATTTCTCAAAGGCAATAAAGAACATTTAACTCCCTTAATATCTTCCTGTTTGTCCTTTCCAAAGGATTGACAAATTGTCCCACTGTTATTCATTCAATTAACTGAGAAAATAGCGGAAGGCACCTTAGCAGAAAGAACTAAAGGCTTCAACTCTCCACGATTACACATTTACCCACAAATATGAGTGACAACAGAGTAACTTCAAGAGAGTTTTTTGGTAAAGGTGGTCACAACCATACTGTGGGAACCAAGTTCTCAGCTCAGCAAGAGTCACTATGAGTAATTTTCATAGTAAAAAGCCTCCCTTGTAAGACataaccccccccccaacttgTTCCCATGACATCAGAACTGTCTCCTCTCTTCTGAGCAGTTGCCACAGAACTTATAAAAATGTTCAAAGTCCTTAAGGAGTTGTCCAACAAATCCCCACATACACACTTCATTTGAGATTTGGTTATAAACTTAAAAATCAAACTCAGTTTAATAAAATACGTGTTAACAACTCtaagattttaaaatcatttctgGACTGGTCAAGAAATTGCAAGTAAGTAGAGCAGTCACCCTAGTTTGGTATATACCTAAGTATGAAATTGACTGTGTTCCAATTATGTGGTTTTTTAACAATATAAAGCTTAGATCTATGAGCATGTTTGAAATGGAAACTAAGCAAACATTTGTTTAAAGCTTTATAAGCACACATATTGTTCTATACACTCATGGAGGCTCAGGAACTTCAGATATGGATGCAGATCAAGATTAGGCAGTGTCTTTAAGCCAAGCTGCTGACACGCTTTGAATTCAGATTCGGGGTACTGAAATTTTGGGAGATAAATTTAAGGTCTTTAGACCCTAAGTATTAGTTTATAAATCTAAAATACAGTATCTCAGTGACTATAAAAAGGAATCTATGTGAGCCAGCAGATATTTGCAGTTTCATGACCagttaaagagaaataaatggtCAAGGTGTGGGTCAAAGTGGAGGGCAAGCGCTGAAGACTGCAAGTACTGGCAGAACAATAAGAATAATATATATAGGCCAGTGAGGAGGAGAAGACTACTGCGGTGAGATACGGATGAGGATTTTAACAAGAAAGAGACtatggaggagaagaaaagatagTGAAGTGTGAATGTTTTCTGAATATGAAGTTGTTtacaaagggggaaaagaaagaagtccaGATTACAGACATGACTAATCTGAAGGTTGATGATATTGAATGTATCTGtgcatggaaagaaaagagaagagctgAGCTTTTTTAGTAATGTTCAAACTGGGTCCAGGACTGGAGTATCATTTTCTCAGTCACACAGCCTGGACACCCCTGCTATATTTTCAGGGCCACAGAAAATTCATAGTCCAAATGTATGCTTAAAGAAAGGcttaatggaaataaaactgtttgCATGAAAGACAATGGGTGCCACTGAGCTTTTGATATATCCTAGCTGTGACtgaaaaagctggggaggcaaCTCCGCATCTTATGAGACTCAAGATTTTATCCTTCCAGACCCCCTAGTATGTGGGAAGCAATATGTGTTTTACTCTTAGGAAAGCCATGGTATCCAGGTAGATACCACAATGTGTTACCTGCCTGGAGTCTGCACCTTAGAAAGCCTTTAGCAATTGTTGGCTTTGCAGAATCGTCCGAACAAAATCCTTATAGAAACATTGTAAAGCCAGAACTGTCTTTCTTTTAGAGTGTTACATATGCTTAACAGTTAAAAATTACTTAGGAAACTATTCTTCACATGTAAGACATGTCCCCCAGCAttcttactggaaaaaaaaatcctggtgGTTGTCTTACCTTTATTTTCAGAGAGTCAGTGTCATAAGGGCTTGGTGTAAAGTCGGTGTGAACTTTGGCTCGACCACAAAAGGGCCCAGTGTAAGGGACTTCGTCTTCAAATCGGAGGCTGTCCCTGTTGCTTGTTCCATCTGAGCAGCTGGTCACCCCACCTTAAAGAGAATAAGTTGAGAGATCTCCTGCACCAAATGCCCAGACAGACAATTctgtgcagcagctgagagGAGAGTGTTCAAAAGCACAGACTTAGAGAAAAAGTGCACTCTGCATGATTTTGACACATTCCACGAAAAATACATTCAATAAAAAGCATACCACAAGACACTGAAAAAATAGGTTGGAGATCTTTCATTCACATCTTCcctaaaataatcttttttttcagtgatgatACTAATAGACTACATATTTTACTTACAGGCTTTTTGAAATATTACCTGTGCAGATTACTAGAATGTATTCTAAAAGTGCAATTTAGGGAATTAATTCTGCTGAACTTCTGCTGTTTATTCAGAGAAACGAAAACAAGTACTGTGgaagttattttatttcattatagaCCTAGCTGAAACATCAAAGGAACCTGCATTGCAGAGGGAAATTTTAATCTTATCAACATTTCTGCCTGTCATTTTATCTATGTTGAGCAATAAAATATCAGCAGAGTCATTCAAGCAAATTTGAGAAGCTCTGCAATATCCCATCCAAATATGTTTTTAGATAACAGCAGCAGTGTGTTGGAAGTAAGCTCCCATATACAATTTTCACAAATCACATAATGGAAAATGATCataaaaatggttttgtttgagGTGATTGCTTAAGTGCACAGCTCTGTTCCAGGGCCAGATTAACTACTAAGTGCAAATGGTCTGTACTGCAGCTCCAGTCCCCACTTAGGGCTCACCTGATGCCTGCAGTGATGGCACAGCAATGTCATCCTGGCCAGCTGTGGTCTACTGCCCAGCAAATATCCAGAGCAGAGCAACAGGTAGAGAGGTGGAGGCAAACTCCACTTCTCATCAGAGGTTCATCTGTCCTGTGACTGAGACTTCTCTGTTAGGGGAGTGTATTCAGTGGGtttgcagaaaagcagactGTGTCCCTCTGAATTGTGACCTGAAGCTTCCAGGTTAGGCTTCCATCACCCATCATCTCAGGGAGACCTCTCACTTTGTCTGTCTTACACACGCAGGGCGAAGGATGGGCTTAGAGCCACTACTCCCAGAAAGGATGCTTGTGTGGCTGCACTCAGTAATCACAACCCTATGGGTGCCAGCATTGTAGCAGTGATAACTCCCAAAAACATTTATGGCATGTATGATCAATGtaattcttttccttcagttaaTATTTCCACTCTTAAAAACACTAAGTTTATTTCTGGAGACAGGCACATCTGCCCTAGCCACCACTCATTTAACTCAATTACACTTTTGTCTGCCAGACTGAAGACTATCACATTTTTGATCATCAGCTCTGATACCTCAGACTTAAGCAATAACAATATTGATCCACTGACTGTGTAAGAACTATGGATATCTTGTACTTACTAGATGAACTCTGGCCACTGTTCAGACTATAGAGACTTTCCATAGAGTCACTGGCTTTTAGGGAGACCTTTTCAGTGTGTATTCCACCACCAGGATCACTgtcatcttttccttcttcattctTTAACACAAAAATCAGATGTTAACCACCAAGAGATGTACttcatatgatttttttttcttattttaaaacattgctGGAGATTAACTCATCCTTACCCTTTATCAAGAATGACTCTATGAGGGAAGGCATTTTTGAAGCTGATGCCTGCTACTAAGGAAGCCCAGCACCATCCCTAGCACCTAATGATTTTAGAGGAAAACCTTGTCTCCATTCTGCCCCACTCACTTCATTCCACTCAAACTAAAATGATTCTCCATCTCAGAAGACTGCAGTATACTACAGCAGTGGCAAAGGCTTGTAACAGGAAATTTGCAGGGAGCTAGATAAGGTGTTTCTTTCTGATTGTCTCAGAGCAGGAAATATAAAGTTTAATTCTGAAAGCACACAGTGAAGCGCTAGCTGATGCAATTGTGTTTTGTGCTGAacttctgaaaaacatgcacaCATGTATGGCACTGGTGTGTTCCAACACTATGCTCACCTCATTGCCTGACCTAAACTTAGACCTTAAAATCCAGCGCGTTTCAGAATGAACATGCAAGTTTTTCTCTCAAAATCTAATGGTGTGTGAAATTGGCCCCTTGAGTTTATAACATTAAATCACACCTCAAGAATCACAGCCTATCCAAAACAATAAGATCTGTATTACAATCACAGGTAAGTCAGGGACAGTGTAACAACTGAATGAAATAATTATGAGCTTTCAAAGGAACAGATTTCTTCAGCTGATTTCATCACGTTGTCCATGTGTGTGATATTCTGATGCAACTGAAACATCCTACAGTATTTAGTTGTTATGTTATATTTGGGGAAACATTAATTATTCATCAGTTGGCTGATGAAGTCAAGCAGAGATGACAGTGCACATGTGATGCAGAAAGCCTTACAGGTATGTATAAGACATGACATTGAAATGAAAGACTATATTGGTTTTCAACAAGGACATTGATTGTTACACCAGTCAGCAGTATAACCCATAGATTAGTCAGTTGGGCTGGTATTGATTATCATCATCTCCTGCAGGAATGAATATTATGCTACATGTGTGTCCAACCAGATTACTAATTGAATTTCTGTCATGTGAATTGGTGCTCTAAATGTGCAGAAGATAAATGTTGAaagtataatttttctttcttataacATAAAAATCATGGATCACAACTTCTTGAATTTTAGCAAAATTGTAAACTAAACAAATGGAATAAGAATCCTTATCTTTGACCTCCAAAAACTGTCTAAAGGTATCCtttgaaacattattttctacttgtaaagtttctgatttattttccctGCTTATTTGATATTGACACATGTGAGATAAGATGCAAAGTAGCTAGATTTTTTGGGATAAGTATGACaagtaatttttccttatgttttttATAATTTGGAACTCACTGACATAACACTGAGAAAACAAGACCTGCAGTGTGTGAAACCTTATGCTTTTTATGTTTAATAAAGATAAATTCACTAAGATTAGATAAAGTAAAAGCAGATAAGGCAAATGAGTTGTCATGCTGTAGGATGCTGGCTGAACTCTGCAGTATGgaatttggaaataatttttctattgAAAGATAAATTCTTCTAGTGAAGCATTTTGTAGAGTTTGAGTATCAGACCACAGAAGGGGTTAATCCAATGCTC
This genomic window from Phaenicophaeus curvirostris isolate KB17595 chromosome 1, BPBGC_Pcur_1.0, whole genome shotgun sequence contains:
- the SAMSN1 gene encoding SAM domain-containing protein SAMSN-1 isoform X5, with the translated sequence MLKRKPSNVSDKGKSQKPKRTSSFGSFDRFRHHSISKTDDSAEMSELETISDIGDGAQTKAVNNGGTLGKKMRAISLTMKKKMGKKYIKALSEEMNEEGKDDSDPGGGIHTEKVSLKASDSMESLYSLNSGQSSSSGVTSCSDGTSNRDSLRFEDEVPYTGPFCGRAKVHTDFTPSPYDTDSLKIKKGDIIDIICKTPMGIWTGMLNNKVGNFKFIYVDIILEDEAAPRKIKPHKGNKRTKPKTLQELLDCVHLQEYASTLLLNGYETLEDLKDLQESHLIELNISNPEDRARLLSAIENLQDYDIEQQQKSEDGQEMQSLSPHHGFDKTQLNDCPRDSGCYISSENSDNGKEEVDPETLSDMVQSIAITESN